TCCGGTGCACACTTTTTTTGATCGGGGCCATCGCATCGTAAGCCGATGCATCGATGCGAACCGCTGAATCTTCGAACccctaatgtgtctgtgtgtgtgtctgtcaggtcCCAGTAGAGGGCGTGCCCCCGGAGGCTCGTCATTCCCACTCTGCCTGTTCATATCAGGGAGGTGTGGTGGTGTTTGGAGGACTGGACAGGAGGGGGGTGCCACTGGGGGGTCCGGCCGTGCTGCGGCCAACCGACGGAGGCTTCTGCtgggagagggtggaggtgcGGCCCCCCGTTGTTCCCAGGTCCGTATGGCTTCTCACAACGCCCCAAGTCAAAAGGCGGCCGCGTCCTGAGGTTTCCGACCTTCGTTTTTAGGTATTCTCACTCGGCCCACGTGATGGCCGGGAGGCTGCTCCTGGTGGGCGGAGTCTGGCTGCATCCGGACGGCGTGCCGGGCGTCGCCGTGATCGACCTCGCCGCGCGCAGCAGCCTGGAGTTCCGGCTGGACACGGTCAGACAcgttcaccgccgcggcttgtACACCGCGCGGGTTGCGTTTGGGCGTCTTTAACGAGGGGCTAACCGATGAATCTCTGCCCGCTCCAGAGCTCGGTGCCCTGGCCCCTGATGCTCCACTCGTTCTGCTCCGAGCTGACGGACCCAGAAGAAGCGGAGCTGCTCCTGGTGGGTGGGGGAGGAAACTGTTTCTCCTTTGGGACTCACTTCAACCTTCAGCCGGTCACTGTGGACCTCAGAGCTGCAGCCTGAACTTCTATGAAGCTGTGAAAGCTTTTATCTGGTTGCCTCGGTTTAATGCTGATGCCTCAatatgtaccccccccccccccccctcacacacacacactctcaattTAGCAGGACCATCAGCTATTTTTACCGTTATCATTTGCTGATTCTGACCAACTCCTTCAGCTCTCATCCGATCCGCTGGAGGTccagggggggggcactgtagAACCAGAACGTGGACTACACAGGACAGACTGTGAAGGTTTTGTAAAGGGACCCTGGTGCCAAGATCAACACATGACAGTTGCCGAAGGAAAGGAACGCCTCACGTATGGAAAAGCCAAAGAAATGTTCTCAGTTTGCTTTCTggactctttttatttatttattcatcatagtGAATTAAAATCATCGCAAATATCAGCTCGTTGGGTCGTTTTCTTTCACTCGGTGAAGCGCCTGAAGGACTGGACCGTCGGGCTGACGGCCCCCCAGTCGCCCGGCTTGCGGTACTCCCCCTTCTCCAGGAAGTACTGGCGTCCGCGGTAGTTTGGGTGCTCgtagaaaacccaccagccgtcGAGGATCTTGCAGGAGTGGACTTCCCTCCAGCGGATCTTCTCCAGGAGGGAGGAACAGTCCTCCGTGGCCTCGAAGGCCTGGCCCCCAAAGTCAGCCTTCTCATACAGCTGCAGTTTGTACTGGCTCCCGCTGGtctgggaggagaggggaggggggggggggggggggtagatgaaCAGGGAGATGAGATCTGCATCTGTAGTGTGTAGTGCAGAACCGTACACATGAAGCCCGGACAAACTAGATGGATTTGTACTTGTTGTGTAAGTGGCGTCCCCTGAATCTGACTGCAGGCTGTGGGTCAGTTGAACCgacccccgcccgcccgccccctcCATCCGCCCCACCCAGTATTGGTCTACATCGACAAAGCCCCGCAGTCATCGGTAGCATCAACAGCCCCGTGTGACCTCTGCGATCACTCTGTGCTCGCTGCGGCTTTCATCGGCTCGGCAAACGGCCGAGAAGAGCGGCGACCtcacaggtcagaggtcgcgcTGCAGACTTACGAAGCGGACCATCTTGCAGGAGCTGAGGCGGTCGTTGAGGCCCATCCAGCGCTGGTACTCCGGGTACTCCCCCCTGGTCAGGACGTACTGGTGGCCCGTGTAGGTGGGCCGCTCGTACACCACCCAGGCCCCGCTCTCCACCCGGATGGAGTTGCAGCGGCTCAGGTAGGCGTGGAAGTCCGAGCAGTCACTGTCGCACTCATAGCGACGTCCCTGGAAGTTCTTGTCCTCGTAGAagacaatctgtgtgtgtgggggggggaggacaacGGGGGGGTCTTATATCTCGTTCACTATCcatgttttctttgttcagCAAGCGTTGTATCTTCCCGATGGAGTGAAGCTTTAAGCTCTTGGTGGAGAGCAATCGGCCCCTGGcagtgtaaaatatatatatatatatatatatatatatatatatatatatatatatatatatatatgacacacATACCTGCACAGAGCGTTTGCCCCCCACATTCATTCTTTACCTCCACGCTACAGCGTTACCAGAGTCCCACCTCGCCTTAACTCACCCTGCCCATTTTGGATGCAGTGTGTGGGACGGCCCCGGAGAtgttggtgctggtggtgctgctggtggtgttgatggtggtgctggtggttcCTGTGAGGTCTCAGTGTCGCAGCAGCCCCTCGCCAGCCCCTTTTTATAACCCCACTTTCCCACGTTTATAAACTGCACGGTGGAGGCAAAAAAGGGGAACAATCGCTTTGTCATGAAAATGAGATCCAAAAATCGAGTCAGTGATTCTAGTGCTATTCAGTTTTTCCAGAAAAGCGAGGAAGGATTACGGCATAAAGGGCGAGCACGGTAAGCGTCCATTGACCCCACTTCTCTGCTGGCTGGGTGCAGTGCCCGGCCGCCCACCCACCGGCCCCCCCGCACCATGTTACATGTGCCAGCTCCAGCAGCTTGCGTCCAGCTGCTGAGGACCTGCCAACTCATGACTTATTTCTGCCTCATGGAGGAATCAAGTATTCCgatttttattttagtaaaaGAAACACCACACTGTTAAAACACTCCAAGTAAAACTATTTCACTATCAGCAAGGTATAAATACTCTTGCAGAAAAGGGCTGCCGAATTGTTATTACTAATGCATCAATTTCCATGCAGAATCATACTGGTTTATTGTATTCATGCTGCAGTTGGTAAATTATGTTAGGCTGAGGAATAGGTTAAGCTCAATAATGTTTTGTTATAATCTGAATAAGTAACAAACTGTCAAATGGTGAAAGTACAACATTTGTATCTGAAATGTAGTGGAGAAGTATAAAGTCCCATTGATCAAAATGCTAAACTACAGTTCAAGTGCCTCTGAAATTGTATGTAgagaattcattcatttcaatttctTCAATCAATCAAAGAATTTCCATTACATCACTTTGTCCATGAATGTAAAAATGGAATCAAAACAATAAGCCTTTAGTCCAAactataatttattttcatcttttcacCAACTATATTGTGCACTTCGTACTGAGGTGCGCGTGTATTCAAATCAACACTTTGCAGCAGTAAGATTTTACAGTGTGATCACATCTTGAAGAgacaaatcattaaaaaaaaactattaaaactGCAGTAATATCCAGCATTTTAACAGTACATTTTCTTCATCGAGTCGACCCTCCCTTTAATAAAAATGCCCGGAAAACACACCCAGCAGTTCTATAGTACAGTAATGTGCGTTTCCTTCATGTGATGAGTGGAAGGGAGCAGGAAGCGAGTCGGGCTGAAGGACACTGAGGTTGTagacgctaaaaaaaaaaaaaaaaaaaaaaaaaaggtaccagcaaaacaaacatttagacAGCTGCAGTAAATAACAGAAGTATTGTCTGTACCttcataaaatatgaaaatcatGGGAATATTCCTCCTTCCCCTACAGTGGAAAACACTTTATTGCCATTATATATTGGATCAAGACCTGAGCTAGAAACTGTAGGAGCACCAATGTGTCCTCAACACCCAAAGTGCTACATTTCATCTTTAAATGCACGTTCTCCTAAAAGTGAATAGCACACCGTTAATATGCGTGTGCGTGAGTTTGGGAAGAAATGGTGAAAATTCCTGGAGGCACAGAtggacaaaaacacatcaagcCATCAGTGCGTtaaggtgacccccccccccccccaatcagtCTCTAAATGCAGactcaaaaaaagagaaattgaaTTGGCCCCCAAAAGTTTGTGCCTGAACGACTGAGAACAGTGACTGCGCTGAAGCTTCTCTTCATGTGACCCTCAAAGCCTGCGGGGCGCGTCTCCCAACCACGGTGCTCACCATGTCCACTTGGCTCGGACACGTTAAAGGACTCATGAACAGGCCACTCGAGTTACACTCCAGTGAAGTGGGGCTACACTAGCAGTACCCGCCCCGGAGCAGCATGGGGAAACACAGGGTACATCAATACTGGCAGAAAACATCGTCCGCTTGTTAAGACCTTACAAGAGCTGCAAACGTCTGACCACACGTGCGTCCTGTCACGCTACGTTTAAGACCACAGCGACACGTCGGCGGGCCGCAGGCGACCGTCTCTCCGCCCGTCACTTCCTGACGTGTTTGCCGTCGTTGTCTCGCTGAGTCGCCGCCGCGGGCGGGACGAGGCTGTCGAGCTCCTGCCTGTGCCCCGTTTCCAGAAGCCACTCGTGGAACTTTACCTCCACCAACTCCTGGAACTGCCGCTTCTGCTCCCTTGAGAGCACAAATGAGAAATCAATGGACGGCAGGAgtaaaagaaggggggggggggggggacaagtaCGAGCAGGAGAGATTAGTGCTGAAAGGTTCGGTTTTCTCACAATGTGCCGTCACTGCACCGAGCGGCCAACTCACATTCTTATCCATGTTCTGGAAAGCAGCCGGTCTGCTGAGGCTTTCCACTGATTCAAAGTGCGCAGACTATTAAAACACTTTTCCACGCGCGCGTTTaagtaccgtattttccgcactccaaggcgcacttaaaagcctttaattttctcaaaaaacaacagtatGCCTTCTAATCCGGAGCGACTTACATAtttggatcaattggttaatcggttgatccatactggttgtacacggcgctctgccaaacatgccataaatggagatatggagcttgtttcagggcgcgtcggagaaacaaagctgtcgttctcgccgagcactttatgagattaaagagcgagagacggcgccctttttctctacagtagctgaaccatcttaacggggaaaataagttattctaaaaggagccatttacatatgaaaaatgttctaaaataggtcattcgttgaaggtgcgccttattgtgcggaaaataCGGCATTTGACCGATGACGTTGGAGGTCCGATCACTCACTTGTTCAGCCGGGCCTCCAGCACGGTCTTCTGCCAGTTCTGAATCCTCATCTGCTTTTCGTCGAGCACCGCCTGATACTGGGGGGGCAGCCCCCCCGGCACCTCGCACGTGTCCCCCTCCGTCTTGAAAGGCACGACCAGCGCGTTGAACTCAGCCGGGGGCTGCAGGCGGTAGCAGGCCGGGTCCGGGTTGGCCGACGTGTTGACGAGCCCCTCGCTGCCTAGGAGCAGCGGTCGGTCCCAGGCGTTGGGGACCACGGCCAGCCCCACGCTGGCCATGTGGTCCTCCAGGGTGGGGTAGAACGTGTGGAAAGGCCCCAGCGTAATGTCAGTGTTTCCCGGGAGGAGCAAGGGGCGGGTGGGCGTCAAGGCGTGGACGGTGCAGCGCGAGGAGACTCCGACGGCGATCCGGCCGGCCACGCACACCACCCGCAGGTTCTGGCAGCCGTGGATGTGGACGCTGGTCTCGACTGGACCCAGGACCACCGTGCAGTCACGGCACTTGTCCACGCTGACCGATCTGCAGGTGGAACAGAGAGCAtgacagaggggagggggggggaggaggaggggggggagcgcCATGAACGGGAGCAGAGCTTGCctgagaggggagagaaggtaTATGAAGGCATCCGAGCATCTGTGGATTTTGATGTTGGCACCGGTCAGCTTGTCGGAGGTTTTCGCCAGCGTCTGTTTGAAGACCTGCGACATCAGCACCATCTTACTGCCGGGCGGAGCCGCGTGGGTGTTTCGAGCTATTTTGGCCCTCTTCATGGATCCCTCCACTGGAGCGCACAGGCAGAGAGCAAAGGCAAAGACCGGTGGAAAGATTTATGGCTACAAATCATCACACACGGAATATTAACTCGGTCCTCTCAAAAGACCGAGGAGATTCTGTTCACCAAACCTCGTACCAGGAGATTTTAAGGATACCTTGTTGGGCCCAGGCCAGTTTCTTGCCCGAGCACAGGCAGGCGGTTATCCCAAAGGGGTTGAGGGTGAGGCTCTGCTGGAGACACGAGAGGAGCTTGTGCTGGGGGAAGGAGCGGCTGAGCGCGGAGTAGCCGGCCTGCGTCTGGAGCGGACCTTTGCTCAGCAGCTTGTGGACGGGCTGAACCGCTCGGCCGTGGCAGACGGAGCCCTCCAAGAGCAGCCCCAAGCTCTGCACGGCCTTCAGGGAGATCTGGCAAAAGAGACACATGTGAATAGTCATTTGTTTCaagtttcatttcaaatcaaaaaatgTACAGACGATCATATCTGCAAAGCTTCTAGTGGGAAGTGAAGCCCAGGTGAGCTGCCGGTGTAGGTAATCGCCCCCTTCACCTCCCCAGGAGAGACACTAGTTTGCTGTAAAGTAACACTGTATGCGTGCAGACAGTTCACAGACCTGGCAATCTCTGAGGGCCTGTCCAGATAGTGACAGCTGGCCAGGCTCCACCAGCAACTCCAGAATCTCCGCCAGATGGCTTTGCACAAACGACAGGTGAGCCTGATCATCCCAGTTCTGCGGAACCAAACAGCCACAAAGAAATGGACTATAAGTGGGACATCGCGATGAAATTGAGAGAAGACATTAGACGCGATAACGTCCGTGCGTCACACCAGCACATCGGTAGTAAACAGATCAACAGCATGCAATGAGGTTTCTTTCCCGTCACTGCAACGAGGACCTTGTTCTGAGAGCTGGTCTTGGCCTCTCGGTCCGATGGGGACGGGCAGCGAGTGCGACGACTGGGCCACTCTTCACCAATCAGGGAGGTGCGCAGAGACACGTGGTTCAGCTGCTGGatgtagaggaagaggaggaactgCATTGTGTCCACGGACAGCTGGAGTGAAAAGGAGACACAAAGTGTGCGTGTCAGTGTGCGGCTACTCGAACCTCCGcctggggaaaaaacaacacttaAGATCCAGAAACGGGTCA
The window above is part of the Gasterosteus aculeatus chromosome 16, fGasAcu3.hap1.1, whole genome shotgun sequence genome. Proteins encoded here:
- the crygs2 gene encoding crystallin, gamma S2, which gives rise to MGRIVFYEDKNFQGRRYECDSDCSDFHAYLSRCNSIRVESGAWVVYERPTYTGHQYVLTRGEYPEYQRWMGLNDRLSSCKMVRFTSGSQYKLQLYEKADFGGQAFEATEDCSSLLEKIRWREVHSCKILDGWWVFYEHPNYRGRQYFLEKGEYRKPGDWGAVSPTVQSFRRFTE
- the tbccd1 gene encoding TBCC domain-containing protein 1; this translates as MEAERVSIWPRMEPFLLGALQVAPSSKLSFHYLRKMATYVRTREGCFPTLGWPMWRHISCGKLQLPEDVAWLYFETFDLLIGHTPEERLEWAECLSQCSSKSELDQQRNKLSVDTMQFLLFLYIQQLNHVSLRTSLIGEEWPSRRTRCPSPSDREAKTSSQNKNWDDQAHLSFVQSHLAEILELLVEPGQLSLSGQALRDCQISLKAVQSLGLLLEGSVCHGRAVQPVHKLLSKGPLQTQAGYSALSRSFPQHKLLSCLQQSLTLNPFGITACLCSGKKLAWAQQVEGSMKRAKIARNTHAAPPGSKMVLMSQVFKQTLAKTSDKLTGANIKIHRCSDAFIYLLSPLRSVSVDKCRDCTVVLGPVETSVHIHGCQNLRVVCVAGRIAVGVSSRCTVHALTPTRPLLLPGNTDITLGPFHTFYPTLEDHMASVGLAVVPNAWDRPLLLGSEGLVNTSANPDPACYRLQPPAEFNALVVPFKTEGDTCEVPGGLPPQYQAVLDEKQMRIQNWQKTVLEARLNKEQKRQFQELVEVKFHEWLLETGHRQELDSLVPPAAATQRDNDGKHVRK